In a single window of the Acidobacteriota bacterium genome:
- a CDS encoding glycosyltransferase family 2 protein: MKKRLTLQVQTSIVFIIFNRPDTAAKVFAEIRRARPQKLFVIADAPRVSQKGEREKCLAARAIIEAVDWECEVFTNFAESNLGCQRRISSGLDWVFDQVEEAIVLEDDCVPHPSFFPFCEELLDRYREDRRVMHIAGTNYQFGRQRFPYSYYFSRYNHCTGWATWRSAWRHFDVEMKLWPEFRDRNLLKDLFDDAQAEAYWHRSFQMVYEKRIDSWAYCWTLACWIQNGLTILPNVNLICNIGFDANGSHTKNRRSRFANIPLEEMKFPLQHPPFVVRDDQADRFTQDNNFKRSLIARVGSQLLHAAAAMKAKQ, from the coding sequence TTGAAAAAAAGGCTTACCCTACAAGTGCAGACTTCAATCGTTTTCATTATCTTCAATCGCCCTGACACGGCAGCCAAAGTTTTTGCTGAAATTCGTCGTGCGCGCCCGCAAAAGCTGTTTGTGATTGCTGACGCGCCGCGTGTAAGTCAGAAAGGGGAACGGGAGAAATGCCTGGCGGCGCGCGCGATCATCGAGGCCGTGGATTGGGAATGCGAAGTTTTCACAAACTTTGCTGAAAGCAATCTGGGTTGTCAGAGAAGAATTTCCAGCGGGTTGGATTGGGTTTTTGATCAAGTTGAAGAAGCGATTGTTTTGGAAGATGACTGCGTACCCCATCCCAGCTTCTTCCCATTTTGCGAAGAACTGCTTGATCGCTATCGGGAAGATCGGAGAGTCATGCACATTGCCGGCACGAATTATCAATTTGGGCGACAGCGATTTCCTTATAGCTATTACTTTTCCCGATATAACCACTGTACTGGATGGGCGACTTGGCGGAGTGCATGGCGGCATTTTGATGTCGAAATGAAGCTCTGGCCGGAATTCCGGGATAGAAACCTCTTGAAAGATTTGTTTGATGACGCTCAGGCTGAAGCCTATTGGCACCGGTCTTTCCAGATGGTTTACGAAAAGCGGATTGACAGTTGGGCATATTGCTGGACATTGGCCTGCTGGATACAGAATGGATTGACGATTCTACCGAACGTCAATTTGATTTGTAACATTGGCTTTGATGCCAATGGATCGCATACGAAAAATCGGCGCAGCCGTTTCGCCAACATCCCTCTGGAAGAAATGAAATTTCCTTTGCAGCATCCACCCTTTGTCGTTCGAGATGATCAAGCAGATCGCTTCACACAAGACAACAACTTTAAGCGGAGCTTGATCGCTCGCGTTGGCAGCCAACTGCTGCATGCTGCTGCCGCGATGAAAGCGAAGCAATGA
- a CDS encoding DegT/DnrJ/EryC1/StrS family aminotransferase gives MSLLVPQSDPKASYLAHQREIDDAIRQTLDSGWYILGRQVAAFEQEFAAFIGVKHCVGVANGTDALVLALRACGVGAGDAVITVSHTAVATVAAIELAGAAPLMVDIDPATFTISSQAVEDAIKTYRGSAKLKAVIAVHLYGHPAEMAAIIELARRYELRVIEDCAQAHGAKIGDQRVGSIGDIAAFSFYPTKNLGALGDGGAVVTNDDELAERLRLLREYGWRERYVSEIAGMNSRLDELQAAVLRVKLRSLDAENERRRQIARRYNEMLAMALLRLPQSCTGVSHVYHQYVVRSDERDALKERLRAKGVGTLIHYPVPVHQQPAYRNRMRLSLPETEQAAREVLSLPMFPQLTEEQVAQVISAMIRSQTLKG, from the coding sequence ATGAGTTTACTTGTTCCGCAAAGCGATCCGAAAGCGAGTTATCTGGCGCATCAGCGCGAGATTGATGATGCGATTCGGCAAACGCTGGACAGCGGTTGGTACATTTTGGGCAGGCAGGTCGCGGCATTCGAACAAGAGTTTGCGGCGTTCATCGGTGTCAAACATTGTGTAGGCGTCGCCAACGGAACGGACGCGCTGGTGTTGGCATTGCGCGCTTGCGGAGTGGGGGCGGGCGATGCCGTCATCACGGTTTCGCATACGGCGGTGGCGACGGTAGCGGCGATTGAACTTGCCGGAGCAGCCCCATTGATGGTGGACATTGACCCGGCGACGTTCACCATAAGTTCCCAAGCCGTCGAAGACGCCATCAAAACGTATCGAGGTTCGGCAAAGCTCAAAGCCGTCATCGCGGTTCACTTGTACGGGCATCCGGCTGAGATGGCGGCGATTATTGAATTGGCTAGGCGATACGAATTGCGCGTCATTGAAGATTGCGCGCAGGCTCACGGAGCGAAAATTGGTGACCAGCGTGTTGGTTCCATCGGCGATATCGCCGCATTCAGTTTTTATCCGACGAAAAATCTGGGCGCGTTGGGCGATGGCGGAGCGGTTGTCACGAACGACGACGAGCTGGCGGAACGGTTGCGGTTGTTGCGGGAATATGGATGGCGCGAGCGTTACGTCAGCGAAATCGCCGGGATGAATTCGCGGCTGGATGAATTGCAGGCTGCCGTATTGCGCGTGAAGCTGAGGTCCCTGGACGCAGAAAACGAGCGGCGACGGCAAATTGCGCGGCGTTACAATGAAATGTTGGCGATGGCTTTACTGCGATTGCCGCAATCTTGCACTGGCGTTTCACACGTTTATCACCAATACGTGGTGCGAAGCGACGAGCGTGATGCGTTGAAAGAACGTTTGCGGGCAAAAGGAGTCGGCACGTTAATTCATTATCCTGTGCCGGTTCATCAACAACCGGCTTACCGAAATCGAATGCGTCTGAGTTTGCCGGAAACCGAACAGGCTGCGCGGGAAGTGTTGAGTTTGCCTATGTTCCCACAATTGACCGAAGAGCAGGTTGCACAAGTCATTTCAGCAATGATCCGTTCACAAACTCTGAAGGGGTAA
- a CDS encoding glycosyltransferase family 4 protein has translation MRIVIEATAALSGGKVYLVNLLPQLVAVAPHHKFIVFHTADLDASSLKIASPNFTFRAVNLPASNERNWLLISLFKLCWRLLIFPIHLKKLRPDVVFSNTGFGPLWRPRGVKFALAIHNSVPFQAELQKEERSFIRQLRLLGLHWLIGLTLRQSDKAIVFSEDLRKLVFARSQKLANATVIHHGIDWGEKERNVPFDDELLTNYGIQRPYLLYVSQLHRYKNVPRLLEAFGKLKSHRGLVASDISLILVGKPTDKIYEKEIAQCIDRLELQNSVCIIPGLKREQLIPLYRSAKSFIYPSLIENCPFAVLEAMAIGLPMAIARLNALKEMAGDAAIYFDPENVSEMADAMERLVWDEDLRGELSRKAIAQAAKFTWEKTARQTLAVLEEVASKR, from the coding sequence ATGCGGATTGTTATCGAAGCCACTGCCGCATTAAGTGGCGGCAAAGTTTATTTGGTTAATTTACTTCCACAGCTTGTCGCAGTTGCGCCTCATCATAAGTTCATCGTGTTTCATACGGCTGACCTCGATGCGTCGTCTTTAAAAATTGCCAGTCCAAATTTCACGTTTCGCGCTGTAAATCTACCAGCTTCCAATGAGCGTAACTGGTTACTGATCAGCTTGTTCAAGCTTTGCTGGCGGCTTTTGATATTCCCTATTCATCTAAAAAAGCTGCGACCTGATGTGGTTTTTTCCAATACAGGATTTGGACCATTGTGGCGGCCGCGAGGGGTCAAATTCGCTTTGGCGATTCATAATTCTGTTCCTTTCCAGGCTGAGTTGCAGAAAGAAGAGCGGTCCTTCATTCGCCAGTTGCGTTTATTGGGACTGCATTGGCTCATCGGCTTGACGTTACGGCAAAGCGACAAGGCAATTGTTTTCAGTGAAGATTTGCGAAAATTGGTTTTTGCCCGCAGTCAAAAGTTAGCAAATGCCACAGTCATTCATCACGGAATTGATTGGGGGGAAAAGGAACGGAACGTTCCGTTTGATGATGAGTTGCTGACCAACTACGGTATCCAACGCCCTTACCTGCTCTACGTATCGCAGCTTCACCGTTATAAAAACGTGCCCCGCCTGTTGGAAGCGTTTGGAAAGCTGAAGTCTCATCGCGGTCTGGTTGCATCGGATATTTCTTTAATTTTGGTCGGCAAACCCACCGACAAAATTTATGAAAAGGAAATTGCCCAATGCATTGATCGGCTGGAATTACAAAATAGTGTCTGCATAATCCCAGGCTTGAAGCGAGAACAGTTAATCCCACTTTACCGCTCTGCAAAGTCCTTCATTTATCCTTCTTTGATTGAAAACTGTCCTTTCGCTGTGCTCGAAGCAATGGCTATTGGATTGCCTATGGCGATTGCGCGGCTCAATGCATTAAAGGAAATGGCTGGCGACGCGGCGATTTACTTCGATCCTGAAAACGTAAGCGAAATGGCCGACGCGATGGAGCGACTGGTGTGGGATGAAGATTTGCGCGGCGAACTCAGTCGAAAGGCGATTGCGCAGGCGGCGAAATTCACTTGGGAAAAAACGGCTCGGCAAACGTTGGCAGTGCTGGAGGAAGTTGCAAGCAAGCGTTGA
- a CDS encoding TIGR03067 domain-containing protein yields MPMKLFVLFTMLFSGSLLASSGRANNEDSIQGVWLPAVAELAGKPFPDEVRKTIKLEIRDDKYTVTVGKALDQGIIKLNPTAKPKELDITGTDGPNKGRTILGIYEREGDTLRICYDLSGKGRPTEFKSKEGSQLFLVTYKQNKP; encoded by the coding sequence ATGCCAATGAAACTTTTCGTTTTGTTCACAATGCTGTTTTCGGGTTCGCTACTGGCAAGCAGTGGCCGAGCCAACAATGAGGATTCCATTCAAGGAGTCTGGTTGCCTGCGGTCGCTGAGCTTGCCGGAAAGCCGTTTCCCGACGAAGTTCGCAAAACCATCAAGCTGGAAATCAGGGATGACAAATACACCGTGACTGTCGGAAAGGCATTGGATCAGGGAATCATCAAACTGAATCCAACGGCCAAACCGAAGGAATTGGACATCACCGGCACCGATGGCCCCAACAAAGGTCGAACAATCCTTGGCATTTACGAACGAGAAGGCGACACGTTGCGCATCTGTTACGACCTCAGCGGCAAAGGCCGTCCCACAGAATTCAAAAGCAAAGAAGGCTCTCAATTGTTTCTGGTTACATACAAGCAGAACAAGCCTTGA
- a CDS encoding methyltransferase domain-containing protein, producing the protein MNKPCCPMCQTAELELLETLTVADLGRLYTRRLRISVRSEFNGNNALDFYRCLVCDLRFFWPMCTGSDKFYGELHHRDWYYLEKKSEYLTARQWLKTGDTVLDVGCGYGFFSDHVQEVKDCRFVGLELTETAAQAAVRRGLDVRREPIEQHAHQYPGHYDIVSSFQVLEHVSEIRSFIEAGLTCLKPNGLLIYSVPSADSFVSDISNGILNLPPHHVSWWTDQALKNLSKLFCIELVEIRHELLEPVHFKSYAFSRAMKAVTRMIGLRRRLVDLSPQHKLFVFLALPIALWHFLLLSLTNCRVLGHSVTVVYRNLK; encoded by the coding sequence ATGAATAAACCGTGTTGTCCGATGTGCCAAACGGCAGAGTTGGAATTACTTGAAACCCTGACTGTTGCCGACTTAGGCCGGTTGTATACCCGACGATTAAGAATTTCGGTTCGTTCAGAATTTAATGGCAACAATGCACTGGATTTTTATCGCTGCCTGGTTTGTGATCTACGTTTTTTTTGGCCGATGTGTACTGGCAGCGATAAGTTTTATGGCGAGTTACACCATCGCGACTGGTATTATCTGGAAAAGAAGAGTGAGTATTTGACAGCGCGTCAGTGGTTGAAAACGGGCGATACAGTATTAGACGTTGGATGCGGATATGGTTTTTTTTCAGACCACGTCCAGGAAGTTAAGGATTGCCGATTTGTTGGTTTGGAATTAACTGAAACCGCGGCGCAAGCAGCAGTACGACGAGGGCTGGATGTGAGGCGCGAGCCGATAGAACAACATGCACATCAATATCCTGGGCATTATGACATTGTAAGTTCGTTTCAGGTTCTTGAGCATGTCAGCGAAATAAGATCCTTTATCGAAGCAGGACTGACCTGCTTAAAACCGAATGGGTTGTTAATTTATTCCGTTCCCAGCGCAGATTCTTTCGTCTCTGATATAAGCAACGGAATTCTGAACCTGCCGCCGCACCATGTAAGCTGGTGGACCGATCAAGCCTTGAAAAATTTGTCGAAGTTATTTTGTATTGAGCTTGTCGAAATCCGGCACGAGTTGCTGGAACCAGTTCATTTCAAATCTTATGCTTTTAGCCGAGCGATGAAGGCAGTGACACGGATGATTGGGCTTCGTAGAAGATTGGTTGACCTTTCGCCACAACACAAACTGTTTGTTTTTTTAGCGTTGCCCATTGCTTTGTGGCATTTTTTGCTGTTGAGTCTGACTAATTGCCGTGTGCTTGGACATTCGGTCACAGTTGTTTATCGAAATTTAAAATAG
- a CDS encoding O-antigen ligase family protein, which yields MNDYVRTVSANPYKALAGLLVLAMCGVMLAFTDSWTVVKLMLGVASVWFLFRRPELALAIQFNGVALYLYAIYKLRLEASTVGTGSFYGVMALAYLAGGLHLAVGRRSLKLNKIDALFILLYSLFFISYLIFSLDNLEAYRKIYYAPLLVIAPYFGLQLLNREQIRRFFFYCAMLSVVMILPSFYELLANPFYLEYGRFSIFIFVDKGDNPIQFAIAFAMLLIVLMFHIAERRKLVLWHLAVILPSVYLMVRSGARGPLISFVVVLVAYVAWLGGMRFRSRGLLMGALAALLVAAFYFVPSNTFDMYQALVDQTIITSRDPSANSIQERKILMDMAIKEFLDSPVIGVGTGNSSGGIGYPHNALVEVAAEFGLIGLVIFITLCVLVTVTGIKYLRGTKHGRNDWLMNLAFSFFIFGWVEALFSAYMGGDMLLYGSIGMVSVVAKITQHEARERGQELVRNEQAIKGSWPKPAVATGAWFNSPPDVEMK from the coding sequence ATGAACGATTACGTACGGACAGTAAGCGCGAACCCTTATAAGGCCCTTGCCGGTTTGTTGGTATTAGCCATGTGTGGGGTCATGTTGGCGTTTACAGATAGCTGGACTGTCGTAAAGCTAATGTTAGGTGTTGCATCGGTCTGGTTTTTATTCCGCAGGCCGGAATTGGCTCTGGCGATTCAGTTTAATGGGGTCGCACTTTACCTTTACGCGATTTATAAACTTCGGCTCGAAGCCAGCACAGTTGGCACTGGCAGCTTTTACGGGGTTATGGCGCTAGCTTATCTGGCGGGTGGACTTCACCTTGCGGTAGGGCGACGATCTCTAAAGCTTAATAAAATTGATGCACTGTTTATCCTTCTCTACTCCCTCTTCTTTATCAGTTATCTGATCTTTTCTCTTGATAACCTGGAAGCCTACCGAAAAATTTATTATGCGCCACTTTTGGTAATTGCTCCCTATTTTGGACTGCAATTATTGAATCGGGAGCAAATCAGGCGGTTCTTTTTCTATTGTGCAATGTTGTCTGTGGTAATGATTTTGCCATCTTTTTATGAACTGCTGGCCAATCCATTTTATTTAGAATATGGACGCTTCTCAATCTTCATATTTGTTGATAAGGGTGATAACCCCATCCAATTTGCCATCGCGTTTGCAATGCTGTTGATTGTTTTAATGTTCCACATTGCTGAGCGCCGTAAACTGGTGTTATGGCATTTGGCGGTGATTCTCCCTTCGGTTTACTTGATGGTAAGAAGCGGTGCGCGTGGCCCGCTTATCAGTTTTGTGGTTGTGCTCGTCGCCTATGTCGCTTGGTTGGGAGGAATGCGCTTTAGAAGCCGTGGGTTGTTGATGGGAGCTTTGGCTGCCTTACTTGTTGCGGCATTTTATTTTGTTCCCAGCAACACCTTCGATATGTATCAGGCACTTGTGGATCAAACCATCATTACTTCTCGCGACCCTTCAGCTAATTCAATCCAGGAGCGCAAAATTCTGATGGATATGGCGATCAAGGAGTTTCTGGATAGCCCTGTGATTGGTGTTGGGACGGGGAATTCGTCCGGTGGGATTGGTTATCCGCACAATGCTTTAGTTGAAGTGGCGGCAGAGTTTGGGCTTATCGGTTTGGTAATCTTTATCACCTTGTGTGTGCTGGTTACTGTGACAGGCATAAAGTATCTGCGGGGGACAAAACATGGGCGGAATGATTGGTTGATGAATCTGGCATTTTCCTTCTTTATTTTTGGCTGGGTTGAAGCCTTGTTCAGCGCGTACATGGGGGGCGATATGTTGCTTTACGGAAGCATTGGCATGGTTTCAGTTGTAGCAAAAATTACCCAGCATGAAGCCCGTGAACGTGGACAAGAACTCGTCCGAAATGAACAAGCAATAAAGGGGAGTTGGCCAAAACCTGCCGTGGCCACAGGTGCGTGGTTCAATTCGCCGCCGGATGTTGAGATGAAATGA
- the asnB gene encoding asparagine synthase (glutamine-hydrolyzing), whose protein sequence is MCGICGEVSFSTIGDSPFVRRMQTALFHRGPDGEGEVVADQVRLGMRRLSIIDLAGASQPLFNEDRSLALVANGEIYNYVELRKQLQAFGHTFSTDGDCETILHLYEEYGEDCVRHLRGMFAFALWDERKQRVVLARDRMGEKPIYLFESPGRLLFASELKALLQSGQVKFELDAEAVNLFFHYHYVPEPLTPIRGVRKLPAGHILTIDVANWKKEERCYWRLEDAPQLEGDPGDLIRAELETISKIIVRSDVPVGVALSGGLDSSAITALAAKSYPGTMEAFSVGYSNQPRSDERADAKALADHLKIPFHEVELQTEDLVSFFPRLVYWQDDPIADISGYGYYSVMKMARDHNVPVMLQGHGGDELFWGYGWARRAVVESLHKAAMQSKGSGSLFDYLQFEMPESWTRGGLFRWVQSQAGLNRSLKRYRRDLVSPRGQLVFYDLSLDFELAQRNAASFYTAEFTERLNGSNATDLFTLKRPWPRLDLLVTQLLCQTYLLENGVAQGDRLSMASSVELRLPLLDYRLAEIVIGLRKTQTDFQLPPKAWLKAALKGILPDWVLNRPKRGFTPPVREWHRALFAEYGHTLVDGYLRQSGVLRPKSAQELAKGKFPLGVTAPLSFKALVLETWCRNLN, encoded by the coding sequence ATGTGTGGTATTTGCGGAGAAGTCAGTTTTTCAACGATTGGAGATTCGCCTTTTGTGAGGCGAATGCAAACCGCGCTATTCCATCGCGGCCCTGATGGCGAAGGCGAGGTCGTCGCCGATCAAGTAAGGTTGGGAATGCGTCGGCTGAGCATTATTGATTTGGCCGGTGCTTCGCAGCCACTTTTCAACGAAGATCGGTCATTGGCACTGGTTGCCAATGGTGAAATCTATAATTACGTCGAATTACGCAAGCAGTTACAGGCGTTTGGCCACACATTCAGCACCGATGGAGACTGCGAAACAATTCTGCACCTTTACGAAGAGTACGGCGAAGATTGCGTTCGACATTTGCGCGGGATGTTTGCGTTTGCGCTGTGGGACGAGCGTAAACAACGGGTGGTCTTGGCTCGTGATCGCATGGGCGAAAAGCCTATTTACCTTTTTGAAAGCCCCGGGCGATTGCTTTTTGCTTCCGAACTGAAAGCGTTATTGCAATCCGGCCAAGTGAAATTTGAGCTTGATGCGGAAGCGGTAAATCTATTCTTTCATTACCATTATGTGCCAGAACCTCTGACGCCGATTCGAGGCGTGCGTAAATTACCGGCTGGACACATCCTCACAATTGATGTTGCCAACTGGAAAAAAGAAGAACGCTGTTATTGGCGGTTGGAAGATGCGCCACAACTCGAAGGCGATCCGGGCGATTTGATCCGCGCGGAACTGGAAACGATCAGCAAAATTATTGTGCGCTCTGATGTGCCGGTAGGAGTGGCATTGAGCGGGGGCCTCGACTCAAGTGCAATAACAGCTTTGGCTGCAAAAAGTTATCCGGGAACAATGGAGGCATTTAGCGTCGGTTACAGTAACCAACCGCGGAGCGATGAACGCGCTGACGCGAAAGCGTTGGCTGATCATCTGAAAATTCCCTTTCACGAAGTCGAATTGCAGACGGAAGATTTGGTCAGTTTCTTTCCGCGACTGGTTTATTGGCAGGACGACCCGATTGCGGACATTTCCGGGTATGGATATTACTCCGTTATGAAAATGGCGCGCGACCATAACGTGCCAGTGATGCTGCAAGGGCATGGGGGGGATGAATTATTTTGGGGATATGGATGGGCGCGGCGAGCGGTAGTCGAGTCGCTGCACAAAGCCGCTATGCAGTCGAAGGGGTCGGGTTCGCTGTTTGATTATCTGCAATTTGAAATGCCGGAAAGTTGGACGCGGGGTGGATTGTTTCGTTGGGTGCAGTCACAAGCGGGGTTGAATCGCTCACTTAAACGTTACCGCCGCGATTTGGTTTCGCCTCGCGGTCAACTCGTTTTTTACGACCTATCGCTGGATTTTGAGCTAGCGCAGCGGAATGCTGCAAGTTTTTACACTGCAGAGTTTACAGAGCGATTGAACGGATCAAATGCGACTGATCTCTTCACACTGAAACGGCCATGGCCGCGACTTGATCTGCTGGTGACTCAATTGCTCTGTCAGACGTATTTGCTTGAAAACGGTGTCGCGCAAGGAGATCGGTTAAGTATGGCTTCGTCAGTCGAATTGCGATTGCCGTTGCTTGATTATCGGTTAGCCGAAATTGTCATAGGCTTGCGAAAAACACAGACAGATTTTCAATTGCCTCCCAAAGCATGGCTGAAAGCTGCGCTCAAAGGCATTTTGCCGGATTGGGTGCTCAATCGCCCCAAGCGAGGCTTTACACCGCCGGTTCGTGAATGGCATCGCGCACTTTTTGCAGAATACGGACACACTTTGGTTGACGGCTACCTCCGGCAGTCTGGCGTCTTAAGACCGAAAAGCGCACAGGAATTGGCAAAAGGTAAATTCCCATTGGGGGTAACTGCGCCGTTATCGTTCAAAGCGTTAGTGCTGGAAACCTGGTGCCGAAATTTGAATTGA
- a CDS encoding NAD-dependent epimerase/dehydratase family protein — protein sequence MMETDFKQSFAGRKVLITGALGFIGSNLARRLVELGAQVLAVDSLIPEYGGNLFNIAGFEDRVQVNISDVRDAHSMRYLVQGRDYLFNLAGQTSHMDSMNDPDADLEINCRAQLSILEACRKYNPAIKVVFASTRQLYGKPDYLPVDEKHLLRPVDVNGINKMAGEWYHILYNNVYGIRSCALRLTNTYGPRMRIKDARQTFLGVWIRLAVEGKPFEVWEGHQLRDFTFVDDAVEAFLLAAASEKSNGEIFNLGGESVISLKELADLVVETNGGGEYLTRSYPVDRKRIDIGDYYADFERIQAVLGWQPRTNLHQGLRHTLAFYREHLAKYL from the coding sequence ATGATGGAGACGGATTTCAAACAAAGTTTTGCGGGGCGCAAAGTGCTGATTACGGGCGCGCTGGGTTTTATCGGCTCGAATCTGGCGCGGCGATTGGTGGAACTCGGCGCGCAGGTGCTGGCGGTGGACAGCCTGATTCCCGAATATGGCGGAAATCTGTTCAACATCGCCGGGTTCGAAGATCGCGTGCAAGTGAACATCTCCGATGTGCGCGACGCGCACAGCATGCGATATCTGGTTCAAGGGCGGGATTATTTGTTCAATCTGGCCGGGCAAACCAGCCACATGGATTCGATGAACGATCCGGACGCCGATTTGGAGATCAATTGCCGCGCGCAGCTTTCGATTCTGGAAGCCTGCCGCAAATACAATCCGGCGATCAAAGTTGTCTTCGCCTCGACAAGGCAGCTTTATGGCAAGCCGGATTATCTGCCGGTGGATGAAAAGCATCTGTTGCGTCCGGTGGATGTCAACGGCATCAACAAAATGGCTGGGGAGTGGTATCACATTCTGTACAACAACGTTTATGGAATTCGTTCGTGCGCGCTGCGGTTGACGAATACTTATGGGCCGCGCATGCGCATCAAAGACGCGCGGCAAACGTTTCTGGGTGTGTGGATTCGGCTGGCGGTCGAAGGCAAACCGTTTGAAGTTTGGGAGGGACATCAACTCCGCGATTTCACCTTTGTTGATGATGCCGTCGAAGCATTTTTGCTGGCCGCAGCGAGTGAAAAATCCAACGGCGAAATTTTCAACCTCGGCGGCGAATCGGTTATCAGTTTGAAAGAACTTGCCGATCTGGTTGTCGAAACGAATGGCGGCGGGGAATACCTGACGCGCAGTTATCCGGTGGATCGCAAACGAATTGACATTGGCGATTATTACGCCGACTTCGAACGGATTCAGGCTGTTCTTGGCTGGCAACCGCGAACAAATTTGCATCAGGGGTTGCGGCATACACTCGCGTTTTATCGAGAACATTTGGCGAAGTATTTGTGA